The following is a genomic window from Chryseobacterium ginsenosidimutans.
TAAAGTTGCCGTAACCAAAGAAGAAACCATTTGCCCGGAAATTCTGGCATCCCTTCCGATGATTAACGTTAAATCTTTTTTATTTTTATTATTCTGAAGCCAGGTTCCGAATGCCGAAGCGAATTTTACCACGTCAAGCGGTGTTAAGTTATCGTTTACTTTTCCGCCGATGGTACCTCGGATTCCTGAAATTGATTTTATAAGTGACATTAATTATACTTTTATTAATTCTTTAATGATGTTGATGTTAACAAGGTCGTTTAACAGATCATTTTCCCATATTGGAAAATGATAATTATCACAAAAATACAAATAAACCTTGTATTCTGATCTCAAAAAATATCCGTGACTTTTTTATTAATATTAAATTATTTAATAATTAAAAACCTGTATTAAGCAGCTTACCTATTTTTGATCCAAGACTCTTTCAAGTCAAAATTTTATGTGAAAAACTAAGAACATCCACAATCTTTATCACAGTTTGTTCTTTTGGAACTAAACTTTTTCGGTGCAAAGTTCTTTCTGAGTATTTTAAACAAAGAATAACATGCAAATGCAACGATCAATAAGACGATTACGTATTGTAAAATTAATGAAGAATCCATTATTTTAATATTTGATATACTAACATCGACACAAAATATGCCAAACCGGTCATCATAGTTAACTGCAAGCCGGTCCATCTCCAGCTTTTGGTTTCTCTGTAGACTACTGCAAGTGTGGAAATACACTGCATTGCAAATGCGTAAAATAAAAGAACGGAAACACCCGTCGCAAAACTGAAGACTTTTTCGCCGTTCGGTTTTACATCTCTTCTCATTTTATCGATTACTTTTACCTCCGGAGCATCATCTTCCAGGCTGTATAATGTTGACATTGTTCCTACGAAAACTTCTCTTGCCACGAAGCTTGTGAGAATGCCTACACCCATTTTCCAGTCGTATCCAAGTGGTGCAATTACGGGCTCGATTCCTTTTCCCATTTTAGCTAAATAAGAATGGTCAAGCTCAACATTTGTTGCAACAAATTGATCCGGTTTCTGCTTTGGTCCGAAATAACTAAGAAACCAAATGATAATACTTACAATGAAAATAATTTTTCCTGCTCCTGTAATAAAATCCCACACTTTACCCAAAACCATTTTAAAATCATAAAGAAAAAGCGGTTTTTTGTAAGTTGGCAAATCCATTACCAAATAGGTTTTACCTTTATTTTTAATAAATCTTTTAAGAATCGCTGCGGAAAATAATGCCACAGCAAAACCAAGCAGATACATCCCCATTAAAACTAAAGCTTTATATTTTATTCCTAAAAAAGTGTCGTCTGAAATAATTAATCCAATGATGATACTGTACACCGGAAGCCTTGCAGAACACGTCATAAAAGGCGTCACCAAAATAGTGAGCAATCTTTCTTTTAAATTTTCAATATTTCTGGTTGAAATTACCGCCGGAATTGCACATGCTGTTCCTGAAACTAAAGGAACAATACTCTTTCCGTTTAATCCGAACGGACGCAAAAGCCTGTCCATCAGGAAAACGACTCTTGCCATATATCCTGAATCTTCCAATAAATAAAGGAAATATAATAAAATCCCAATTTGCGGTGCAAAAACTACGATTCCTCCGATTCCAGGAACAATTCCGTTTGAAATCAATGAATTGATTGGTCCTTTGGGTAAATTGTCTGCCGAAAAAGCTGCTAACCATGAAAAAAGATCATCAATCCAGTTCATGGGGTATTCTGCCAAAAAGAAAACACTTTGAAAAATGATTAATAAAATCAATAGGAAAACTACATATCCCCAAAATTTATGGACTAAAACTTTGTCTAACTTTTCCGTCAACAATTCTTTGAACTGTGGCTTTTTAGTAATGACATTGGACAAAATCTTGTCAACGTTCTGATATCTTCTTACTGTTTCCTGAACCTGTAATCTTTTCGGAACCAGACTTTTAGAATCCGGCTCGTTCATTAAACCTGTGATCGACTCTATTCTGCCCAGATCTGTTCCCAAAGAAAGGCTCATCCAAGCTTTATAATCATTGTCGAAACCTTTGTGAGAAGCCAATTTCTGAATAAAATCTTTATGTTCAACAGGCGTTTCAAAGGAAATTTTGCAGGCTTTTACAAATTCATTGTTTAGAACAGCTTCTTTAATTTCATTAATTCCAATGTGTTCTTTGGCATTGGTCTGAATAATTTTAATACCTAAAGCTTCTGAGAATTTCTGAATATCAATGTTGATCCCTCTTCTTTCTGCCTGATCGATCTGATTAACAACCAAAATCATCGGAATACCTAGATCCTGAATCTGCTGAAACAAAAGAAGACCTCTTTTTAAGCTCAATGCTTCGAGAATATAAATAACTCCAGCGTAATCGTTCTGATTATCAATAAGAAACTTAGAAAAAATAGCTTCGTCTTCTGAACTAGGATAAATACTGTACGATCCGGGTAAATCTATAATCTCAACATCCTCATTTTTGTAGATGTAATTTCCAGAATGACTTGCAACGGTAACCCCTGCGTAGTTTCCGGTTTTCTGCTTTTTATTACTCAAAGCATTAAAAACCGTTGACTTTCCTACATTCGGATTTCCGACTAAAAGTACCTGTTTTTTTTGAATTTCCTGCATTAATTCAATTCTTCAACAATGATATAATCTCCTTCTTCTTCACGAAGAGCAATACGGCTTTTTTCATCCCCAAATTCCACATACATCGGTCCGCTGAAAGGTGCCTGATACAAAATCCTGAAAGAAGTTTCGGGAAGAAGCCCCATTTCGATGATCTTATTTGGCATTTTAAGACTGTCATTATCATACCCCAAAATCTTTCCCATTTTGTTTTTAGGAAATCCGCTCAACTTATCTAAACCCTTATCTTTCAAAGCCAACATTTTTGTGTCTGCAAATATACGCTATTTAAATCTAATCTAAATAACAATAAACCATGAAAGAAATCAACCCAAATGTATGAATACATTTGGGTTGACTTAAATATAAATTAGTTGATATGAATGTGCTTTTTAATCTGCTTTACCGACCTTTTCTACTTTTCCTACTTTTAATTTTTCGTAAGGAGGTTCGATTGGGTTATCATTGGCATTGAAGAAATCTTTATACATTTTTTCCTGTTTCTTCATCATGTCTCCGATTGTTCCGTCCATTCCCGGGATTGTTTTAGACATAATTTCCTGAGTCATCATTGGTCTTGCCGTAGCGAAAGGATCTTTTTTGAAATCATTAAATGTCTTCTCAAACTTTTCTCTTGGCATATCCGTTACTTTTAGGCTCATATTTGAAACCTTCTCCATGTAAGATAATTCTTCCCAATTAGGAATCTTTTTATTCCCCTGAAGAACCCAAGAATAGTTTTTACCTTCATCTTCTATTTTCACGATAAGCCCCGGAAGTCCCGAGAATTTGTAAGGGCCATCCTGAAACGGAAGATCTGAACTAAACCAAGCCGTCCATTTTTTTCCTCCGAATTCTACCGTTGCTTTTTGAGCGTTGTAAGCACCTATTTTTTCTTTTTCGTTTGAAATTTTCCAGTCGAATTTTATTGTTTCATTATATCCAATAGCTAATGGTGAGAACCCACTTGCAATTCTTTCGATATACTGAATTTTCATGTCGGGATACGTCTTTACAATCTTTTCAGAAAACTTAGGCATTCTGATAGACTTAGAAAGATCTTTGAAAACTCCTGACTTCTGCATCATTTCGAGCTGAATTTTGAGAATAGAATCTTGGGCGATCACCGTATAATCTCTGTAAATCGATCTATCTTTTACAATATCCAGAACAGACATTACTTTTTCAAGTTTTGCAGAATCTTTTTTCGGTTTGAAAGTCAATTCATAAAAAAAACGGTTTGCTGTTTCTTTAGAATCTTTATCCTGAGCGCTTGCAAAAGCAAAAAGAGCGATAAAAAATATTGAAAATAGTTTCTTCATTGTTTTCTAATGTTTATTGTTATTAGTTAGTAGTTTCTAATTTTTGTTACAGATTTTTTGAATATTTTATTTTTCCGCTGATTCCACCGATCTTCACAGATGATTTGTTGCCTTTTATTCTTCGTTATTTCGACGAATGAGAGTCTATTTTATATATTCCTATTATTTATTTTTGTATAAATATGAATGATAAGTTCTGTTCAATTTTCTGCCTCTTTTAAAATTTATGATTTTGTTAAAATATTTTCATTTTTAAAAATCTTAACTTTAAACTGCTTAAAAACAAAATATTATGGACACTTTATCTCAATTAAAAAACGAACTCCAGGAAGAGTATCAAACCACCAGAAAGTTTTTTGAAGCTTATCCTGAAGAAAAAAATGATTTCGCACCGCACGAAAAAAGCATGAAACTGATGCCTCTTGCCACACATATCGGGGAAGTTTTCGGATGGGCAGATACTATGTTGAAAACATCTGATTTGGATTTCGCCAATACTGATTATCAGCCTAAAAAATTATCAACAAAAGAAGATCTGTTAAAAACTTTAGACGAAAATTATAACGCAAGTAATGCGGCTTTAGGAAATGCAAATGAAAACGACCTCAACGAAACATGGGCCTTGAAAAACAACGGCGAGGAAATAGCAAAGTGGACAAAATACGGATCTATCCGTCATAGCCTGAACCAGATTACGCATCACAGAGCACAACTTGGCGTTTATTACAGACTGAATGACATTCCGTTACCGGGAAGCTATGGCCCTTCTGCTGATAATCCAGGGTTTTAATAACCTCGATATGTCTTTAATGAAAAAAACCAACCTCAGTGAGATTGGTTTTCTTTTTTTATTTAAAGTTGAACTTTACAGTGAACATGACCTGACTTGGTCGAAGCTGATATCTTGTATAGGTAATATTAGTCGTATTAATATCATATGTTTCGAATACTTTTTTATTTGCGATGTTCATCCATTTAAGCTCAAAATCAATTTTCTTTTTAGCCCATGTAAACTGATAAGAAACATCGTAGAACCCGTTATGATATTTTTGATCTGCTGAATTTGTATTTACCTGATCCCAATTGAAGCCAATAGTTTGATTTTCAATAGGATAAAAGAAAACTCCGAGATTATGTGTAAATCCTGTTCTGCTTGCACTTGAGTTTAAATTTCCTTTACTCGTTTGCTTGGTTTTAGAAATACTTGCGTTGTAATCTACGCTCATCCAGCTGAAGTAGGTATTATTAAATTTAATTCCGTAAGACTGGCTGTTGTTATTGTTTGTAAAAGAATTATTATTCAGGAAAGCATCAGATTTTGCTGTATTATTGCTGTAGCTAACGGAAGCGTTTGTTTTAAACTTTGGAAAATATTTTCCTATTTCTACGCTATAGCTATTATTGAGAATATGATTCTCCTGTTCTTTATATTGCATCACGGTGTATCCTGATCCATTAATCAATGGATTAGAAATTAAATTTCTTTTAGCATCAGAATATCTGTAATTAACATTGAAGAATAAATTGTTTAAAGGGTTTCTGTATTCTAATCTTGTTCCTGCAGATTTATTATTATTCTGAGGTATTGGATTATTGATATCCATCGCGTTGATCCCACTCGGCGAAGTCATTAAAAATCCTGAATATGCCGTATTTATTTCTCCAAAATTATTATTAATATTGGCATTTACCGAGGCTTTCCAAAACGAGGCAAAGGTATATTGTGCAAAAACACTTGGTTCAAAAGTTACTTTATTTACATCTTTAGCAACATTTCTCAGAGGATCTTCTGCTTTAATATTATTAGAATTTACCGGAAAATTTGCATACAACATCCATGAATCATTTTTATAGTTTACTCCCAAACTTCCATAAGGTGTTGCTGTTGTATAGGTAAGATCATTGCTATACGCTGTAGAAAGCGCACCACTTGTTATAATATTAGACAAATCTGAAACCAAATCTGTAGTTTTAAAATTAAATCCTACTTCCGGAGTAAAAGTCCATCCTTTTGTAGAAAATCCAATATTAGCAGAATGATTGGCTTCAAGAGTTTTTAGTCTTAGGCTTTGTCTGGCAAAATTCTTAGGTTCTGGGGTAAATCCCGGAATATCCAAATAAGAAGCAGGCGAAACTTCCAATGTCTGCTTATCTGTCTGATAACTTACATAAGACAAGATATTCACCATTTTTTCTTTCCAGGGGATAATTGTACTCAATGAGTTTTGAAAAGATGTTGTTGGAGACTCTATTGATTCATTACCAAATCTTTGCAGACCGCTTACAGCATCTGTTCTATCAACAATTCCTCTATCGGCATTCCAATATTGCGAAAAGCTGGTTGTATTCTTAAAAAATCCTTTTTTTGCATTTTTTGTAAATATTAACTCTCCTTTTGCTTTATCTGTATAAAAGTTATTAAAAACATTTACGATGTTAGAATTTCCTCCAAAATATTCCTGTTTACTGTAAGATTCTCTTTCTACTGCATTATTGGTATAGTTAGCATTGGCTTTAAGCTCCCACTCTTTTTTCTTATCAATATTCGTAAGATAATTTGCAGATACATAATGTACGTTGTTCATCAAATATCTTTTTACCGGAAGATTCGGTGTGCTTGCATTTTCTACATTCAGCCAGTCGTTTTGAGAAGCGTTGATCCTTCTTCCTTCAAACCTGTTTCCGAAAGCTAAAATATTTCCTTCATTTTCTACCTGCTCCCCCATATTGTTCGTTTTGTAATTAACCACCCACTGGCTTTTCTGTCCGAAAAACATGGGGGTCAATTTTACATTCCAAAGCCATGGGTCTCCAAAACCTGTTCCTACTTCTCCGCGCCCAGTCATTGTTACTGAGTTTTTCAGTTTTATATTGATGGCAGCCTGATCAGAAGGCACTTTATCCTGTAATATTTTTACGGGTTGATGATTTTCAAGAACCTCAACTTTTTGTACGGCATCTTTCGGAAGCGAGTTGTTGATCGTTCCGTAACCGCCTTCCATTAAGTCCTTTCCGTT
Proteins encoded in this region:
- a CDS encoding FeoA family protein produces the protein MLALKDKGLDKLSGFPKNKMGKILGYDNDSLKMPNKIIEMGLLPETSFRILYQAPFSGPMYVEFGDEKSRIALREEEGDYIIVEELN
- the feoB gene encoding ferrous iron transport protein B, producing the protein MQEIQKKQVLLVGNPNVGKSTVFNALSNKKQKTGNYAGVTVASHSGNYIYKNEDVEIIDLPGSYSIYPSSEDEAIFSKFLIDNQNDYAGVIYILEALSLKRGLLLFQQIQDLGIPMILVVNQIDQAERRGINIDIQKFSEALGIKIIQTNAKEHIGINEIKEAVLNNEFVKACKISFETPVEHKDFIQKLASHKGFDNDYKAWMSLSLGTDLGRIESITGLMNEPDSKSLVPKRLQVQETVRRYQNVDKILSNVITKKPQFKELLTEKLDKVLVHKFWGYVVFLLILLIIFQSVFFLAEYPMNWIDDLFSWLAAFSADNLPKGPINSLISNGIVPGIGGIVVFAPQIGILLYFLYLLEDSGYMARVVFLMDRLLRPFGLNGKSIVPLVSGTACAIPAVISTRNIENLKERLLTILVTPFMTCSARLPVYSIIIGLIISDDTFLGIKYKALVLMGMYLLGFAVALFSAAILKRFIKNKGKTYLVMDLPTYKKPLFLYDFKMVLGKVWDFITGAGKIIFIVSIIIWFLSYFGPKQKPDQFVATNVELDHSYLAKMGKGIEPVIAPLGYDWKMGVGILTSFVAREVFVGTMSTLYSLEDDAPEVKVIDKMRRDVKPNGEKVFSFATGVSVLLFYAFAMQCISTLAVVYRETKSWRWTGLQLTMMTGLAYFVSMLVYQILK
- a CDS encoding GLPGLI family protein codes for the protein MKKLFSIFFIALFAFASAQDKDSKETANRFFYELTFKPKKDSAKLEKVMSVLDIVKDRSIYRDYTVIAQDSILKIQLEMMQKSGVFKDLSKSIRMPKFSEKIVKTYPDMKIQYIERIASGFSPLAIGYNETIKFDWKISNEKEKIGAYNAQKATVEFGGKKWTAWFSSDLPFQDGPYKFSGLPGLIVKIEDEGKNYSWVLQGNKKIPNWEELSYMEKVSNMSLKVTDMPREKFEKTFNDFKKDPFATARPMMTQEIMSKTIPGMDGTIGDMMKKQEKMYKDFFNANDNPIEPPYEKLKVGKVEKVGKAD
- a CDS encoding DinB family protein, with product MDTLSQLKNELQEEYQTTRKFFEAYPEEKNDFAPHEKSMKLMPLATHIGEVFGWADTMLKTSDLDFANTDYQPKKLSTKEDLLKTLDENYNASNAALGNANENDLNETWALKNNGEEIAKWTKYGSIRHSLNQITHHRAQLGVYYRLNDIPLPGSYGPSADNPGF
- a CDS encoding carboxypeptidase-like regulatory domain-containing protein, giving the protein MKKKISLLLMIFFSVLSFAQKTVSGKITDEDGVAIPSASVTVEEPGKDAILAYAITNSKGEYKVTFTSAESNVDLKVKAFNQRPLTKQIGNSDQTLSFKMESEATEIKEVQLKTKMITSRGDTIAYDLKAFDSKSDRTLADVMKKIPGIEVNTDGTILYQGNAINKFYVNGKDLMEGGYGTINNSLPKDAVQKVEVLENHQPVKILQDKVPSDQAAINIKLKNSVTMTGRGEVGTGFGDPWLWNVKLTPMFFGQKSQWVVNYKTNNMGEQVENEGNILAFGNRFEGRRINASQNDWLNVENASTPNLPVKRYLMNNVHYVSANYLTNIDKKKEWELKANANYTNNAVERESYSKQEYFGGNSNIVNVFNNFYTDKAKGELIFTKNAKKGFFKNTTSFSQYWNADRGIVDRTDAVSGLQRFGNESIESPTTSFQNSLSTIIPWKEKMVNILSYVSYQTDKQTLEVSPASYLDIPGFTPEPKNFARQSLRLKTLEANHSANIGFSTKGWTFTPEVGFNFKTTDLVSDLSNIITSGALSTAYSNDLTYTTATPYGSLGVNYKNDSWMLYANFPVNSNNIKAEDPLRNVAKDVNKVTFEPSVFAQYTFASFWKASVNANINNNFGEINTAYSGFLMTSPSGINAMDINNPIPQNNNKSAGTRLEYRNPLNNLFFNVNYRYSDAKRNLISNPLINGSGYTVMQYKEQENHILNNSYSVEIGKYFPKFKTNASVSYSNNTAKSDAFLNNNSFTNNNNSQSYGIKFNNTYFSWMSVDYNASISKTKQTSKGNLNSSASRTGFTHNLGVFFYPIENQTIGFNWDQVNTNSADQKYHNGFYDVSYQFTWAKKKIDFELKWMNIANKKVFETYDINTTNITYTRYQLRPSQVMFTVKFNFK